The following is a genomic window from Thermodesulfobacteriota bacterium.
CGGTTAATACCTCTAATACCGATTATTACCAAACCCAGTATGAGATTTTAAAGAGCAAGTCATTGGCATTGCGGGTAATAGAGACCCTGAATCTCAAGGATTCTATAGAATTCAACCCTGAAAAGAAAAAGTCTCTGTCTGCCTCTTCTCAAAAGCCTTCTGAAAACAGTATGCCCACAAACAAGGAAGTGAATGATTTGATAAATAGCTATTTGGGAAAACTAGAGATAGCGCCTATAAGAAACAGCCGTCTGGTAAATATAAGTTTCGAGGGACATGACCCTGAGCTTATCACCAGAATCGTCAATACCCATAGCAAACTCTATATCGAGGAGAATCTGGAGAGAAAGCTCAATGCCTCCAGAGAGGCTTTGGGCTGGATTAATAACCGTATAAAAGAGACGAAGACCAATCTGGAAGGATCCGAAGGGGCTCTCCAAAGGTACAGGGAGGGGAACAACCTTGTGTCCATAAACTTTGAGGAGAGAAATAACATTATTATCCAGAAACTCAATGATCTCAACAGCGCTCTCACTGCGGCTAAAACCAAGAGGATAGAGATAGAAAACCTGTATAATGAGCTAAGGAGATTGTCCGGAGATTCCCGAAAGATTGAATCCCTCCCTGCTGTAGTTAACAATAATCTCATCCAACAGTTGAAGACACGATACGTACAATTAACGGGAGAGTACTCTGATCTCTCTCAAAAATTTGGTTCTGAGCATCCCAGGATAGTCAGATTGAAATCTGAGATATCTGAGGTGAAGGACAAGATCGCTCAGGAGATAAAAAATATTGCCGGAAGTATCGAGGTAGAATATAAGGTGTCAAAGGCAAAGGAAGAATCTATTGCAAGAGCGCTTGAGGATCAAAAACAGACAGCATTAAGGCTTAATCAAAAAGAGATACAATACAATGTATTGAACAGGGATGTAGAGACCAACCGTACCCTGTATCAGAGTCTGCTTACAAGGGCTAAAGAGACGAGTGTAACCGAAGAATTGAAGGTCTCTAATATTATGATTGTGGATCAAGCCAGAGTCCCGGATAGACCTGTTAAACCCAGAAAGACTTTAAACATTTTACTTGCAGTCATTACCGGGCTTACATTGGGAATAGGGTTAGCGTTCTTTTTCGAATATCTGGATAATACTATTAAAACCCCGGAGGAGGTAGAGAAGTATCTTAACCTTCCAACATTGGGCGTTATCCCTCATTATAAGAAAAAGTAAAAAAAGTATGATCATCTCCAAAAAAGTTGGTGAAATCATGAGGATTCAAGGAGTCAAGGATTCGAGGGGAATAAGTAAAACTACAGGTAATCATGTTCAGTATGTTTTTGTCAGATGATTTATTCTGGGAAGCGGAAAAGGAAATTTTTCAGGACGGACTGATTTAACAGTATCAAGGTAGAAACCAAGGGAGAAACAACGTAATGGCTAACCCAACATCCCTGATAACCCGGGAAGATACTAGCTCCCCGGTCACAGAGGCATATCGCACTCTTAATACAAATATAAAGTTTTCAAATATAGAGAGACCTGTAAAGACAGTCCTGGTTACCAGCAGTGTTACTGGAGAAGGTAAATCGACGACTGTAGCCAATCTTGGAATAGTAATGGCACAGGCAGGGAACAAGGTGCTTTTAGTGGACACCGATCTCAGAAAGCCGGTTTTGCACAAATTGTTTAATTTGAATAACTCTACAGGGCTGACCAGATGTTTGGTAGATACTTATGATGTTGAGTTGGGAGAAGGGAAATTAGAAGAATATGGCTTAAAGGATCTCTTTAAGCTTATAGAGGTTCAGGGTAAAACAGGTGTATTAACGGTAAATGCAGATGACGATACCATCAGTGTATCTTTTGATTCCGGCAGGATAGTCAATGCTGATTGGGGAACCAGACCCGAGGATAAAAAGCTTGGGATTCTATTGATTAAGAGTGGAAAAGTTACCGAGGGACAGCTCAAAGAAGGTCTGCTCAGA
Proteins encoded in this region:
- a CDS encoding GumC family protein, whose product is MKPKEDIHLRDYIRVILKRKATVLTVFVVLIGTVTIGSFKMKPVFRATAQILIETETPNIVNIKEVLAVNTSNTDYYQTQYEILKSKSLALRVIETLNLKDSIEFNPEKKKSLSASSQKPSENSMPTNKEVNDLINSYLGKLEIAPIRNSRLVNISFEGHDPELITRIVNTHSKLYIEENLERKLNASREALGWINNRIKETKTNLEGSEGALQRYREGNNLVSINFEERNNIIIQKLNDLNSALTAAKTKRIEIENLYNELRRLSGDSRKIESLPAVVNNNLIQQLKTRYVQLTGEYSDLSQKFGSEHPRIVRLKSEISEVKDKIAQEIKNIAGSIEVEYKVSKAKEESIARALEDQKQTALRLNQKEIQYNVLNRDVETNRTLYQSLLTRAKETSVTEELKVSNIMIVDQARVPDRPVKPRKTLNILLAVITGLTLGIGLAFFFEYLDNTIKTPEEVEKYLNLPTLGVIPHYKKK